One window from the genome of Hippopotamus amphibius kiboko isolate mHipAmp2 chromosome 13, mHipAmp2.hap2, whole genome shotgun sequence encodes:
- the LOC130834399 gene encoding tumor-associated calcium signal transducer 2-like, whose translation MAIRAAGSGGRQTPGDRPGPRSPSPAEPPARARSALLRPTMARGLGLALPSPSLLPPLLLLAAVIGHAAAQDNCTCSTNKMTVCDRSGPGGRCQCRVLGSGLEVDCSTLTSKCLLLKARMSAPKSGRALVRPSEHALVDNDGLYNPDCDQQGRFKARQCNQTSVCWCVNSLGVRRTDKGDESLRCDELVRTDHILIDLRHRPAVRAFNHSDLDAELRRLFRERYLLHPRFVAAVHYEHPIIQIELQQNASQKVAGDVDIADASYNFERDVKGESLFPSRGGLDVRVRGEPLLLERTLIYYLDEKPPQFSMKRLTSGLIAVIVVIVVALVAGVAVLMITNRRKSGKYKKVEIKELGEMRKEPSL comes from the coding sequence atggcgATAAGAGCGGCGGGGAGCGGCGGGCGGCAGACGCCTGGAGACCGTCCCGGACCGCGGAGCCCGAGCCCCGCAGAGCCGCCAGCCCGCGCCCGCTCCGCGCTCCTCCGCCCCACCATGGCCCGGGGCCTGGGCCTCGCGCTGCCGTCGCCGTCGCTGCTGCCGCCGCTCCTGCTGCTGGCGGCGGTGATCGGCCACGCGGCCGCGCAGGACAACTGCACGTGCTCCACCAACAAGATGACCGTGTGCGACCGCAGCGGCCCAGGCGGCCGCTGCCAGTGCCGCGTGCTCGGCTCCGGCTTGGAGGTCGACTGCTCCACGCTCACGTCCAAGTGCCTGCTGCTGAAGGCGCGCATGAGCGCGCCCAAGAGCGGCCGCGCGCTGGTGCGGCCGAGCGAGCACGCGCTGGTGGACAACGACGGCCTGTACAACCCCGACTGCGACCAGCAGGGCCGCTTCAAGGCGCGCCAGTGCAACCAGACGTCCGTGTGCTGGTGCGTGAACTCGCTGGGCGTGCGCCGCACCGACAAGGGCGACGAGAGCCTCCGCTGCGACGAGCTGGTGCGCACCGACCACATCCTCATCGACCTGCGCCACCGCCCGGCCGTCCGCGCCTTCAACCACTCGGACCTGGATGCCGAGCTGCGGCGGCTCTTCCGGGAGCGCTACCTGCTGCACCCCAGGTTCGTGGCGGCCGTGCACTACGAGCACCCCATCATCCAGATCGAGCTGCAGCAGAACGCATCGCAGAAGGTCGCCGGCGACGTGGACATCGCCGACGCCAGCTACAACTTCGAGAGGGACGTCAAGGGCGAGTCGCTGTTCCCCAGCCGCGGCGGCCTCGACGTGCGCGTGCGCGGAGAGCCCCTGCTGCTGGAGAGGACGCTCATCTACTACCTGGACGAGAAGCCCCCCCAGTTCTCCATGAAACGCCTCACCAGCGGGCTCATCGCCGTCATCGTGGTGATCGTGGTGGCCCTGGTCGCCGGCGTGGCCGTCTTGATGATCACCAACCGGAGGAAGTCGGGGAAGTACAAGAAGGTGGAGATCAAGGAACTGGGGGAGATGAGAAAGGAACCGAGCTTGTAG